A window of Syntrophorhabdaceae bacterium genomic DNA:
GAGCCCATCGTTTACATCGGCGCCGCGTCCTGTGGCAGGGCCGCGGGGGCCCTCGATCTCAAAGAGGCGGTAAAGACATTCCTTGACGAAAACAAGCAGTCCGCCCGCATCATCGAAGTGGGCTGCATCGGGCCGTGCTACCTTGAACCTCTTGTGGATATCAAGATGCCCGGTCAGCCTCGCGTGAGCTACAACAACGTGAACGCGAAGACCCTGCAGATGATCCTGAAGTCCCATTTTCAGAACGGAGAACCCCACAAGAAACTTGTCCTCGGCCATTTCGGAACAGACGATTTCGACGGTATCCCGCGCTTCTACGACCTCCCCATGCTGAAGCCCCAGGTCCGCATAGTCCTTCGCAACTGCGGTCTGATCGACCCCGAGGAGATCGACCAGTACCTTGCGGTGGACGGCTATCAGGGGTTCATGAAGGCGCTCAAGTCCACTCCGGAGGACGTCATCGCCACGGTCCGGCAGGCGGGTTTGAGAGGGCGCGGCGGGGCCGGCTTCCCGACCTTCAGGAAATGGACGGTCTGCAGGGAGTCTGCGGGAGAGCAGAAATACCTCATCTGCAACGCCGATGAAGGCGACCCCGGCGCCTTCATGAACAGGTCTCTTATCGAGTCCGACCCGCACGCCGTGCTGGAGGGAATGCTCATTGCCGGCTACGCCATCGGCGCGAGCAAGGGCATTGTCTATATCCGCGCGGAGTACCCCCTTGCCATAGAGAGGCTCAAGAGGGCCATCGGCCAGATGCGCGAGTACGGGCTTCTCGGCAAGAACATCCTCGGCTCGGATTTCAGTTTTGAGATAAAGATCAAGGAGGGAGCGGGCGCTTTCGTCTGCGGTGAAGAGACGGCGCTTATCGGCTCCATAGAGGGAAAACGGGGCATGCCCCGTTCGCGCCCGCCGTTCCCTGCAATAGCGGGTCTCTTCGGCGCGCCGACCATTATCAACAACGTCGAGACACTGGGGACTTTGCCAAACATCCTCAGAAATGGTCCCGAATGGTATTCGCGGTTCGGCAAGGAGGGCAACAGGGGGACGAAGACCTTCTCGCTCGTCGGCAAGATACGCCGGCCCGGCCTGATCGAGGTCCAGCTCGGCACGACGCTCAGGGAGATCATCTTCGATATCGGCGGTGGAGTGCAGAAGCCTTTTAAGGCGATCCAGACGGGCGGGCCTTCGGGCGGGTGCCTGTCGGAGGAATTCCTTGACCTTACGGTCGACTATGAATCCCTTGCAAGCGCCGGTTCCATCATGGGTTCCGGCGGGCTTATCGTCATGGACGAGGACACCTGCATCGTCGATCTGGCGAAGTATTTTCTTGATTTCACCCAGAAGGAATCATGCGGCAAGTGCGTGCCCTGCAGGGTAGGTACGAAACATATTTTGGAGGTTCTTCAGAAGATCACAAACGGCGAGGGAACGCCCGATGACCTTCTTGCATTGAGGACCCTCGGCGACACCATAAAGAAGGGGGCCCTGTGCGGTCTCGGCCAGACGGCGCCGAACCCTGTCCTGACGACGCTGCGGTACTTTCGCAACGAATACCTGGAG
This region includes:
- a CDS encoding NADH-ubiquinone oxidoreductase-F iron-sulfur binding region domain-containing protein, with translation MNKLTKKIDSAKGKWKKLRENREPIVYIGAASCGRAAGALDLKEAVKTFLDENKQSARIIEVGCIGPCYLEPLVDIKMPGQPRVSYNNVNAKTLQMILKSHFQNGEPHKKLVLGHFGTDDFDGIPRFYDLPMLKPQVRIVLRNCGLIDPEEIDQYLAVDGYQGFMKALKSTPEDVIATVRQAGLRGRGGAGFPTFRKWTVCRESAGEQKYLICNADEGDPGAFMNRSLIESDPHAVLEGMLIAGYAIGASKGIVYIRAEYPLAIERLKRAIGQMREYGLLGKNILGSDFSFEIKIKEGAGAFVCGEETALIGSIEGKRGMPRSRPPFPAIAGLFGAPTIINNVETLGTLPNILRNGPEWYSRFGKEGNRGTKTFSLVGKIRRPGLIEVQLGTTLREIIFDIGGGVQKPFKAIQTGGPSGGCLSEEFLDLTVDYESLASAGSIMGSGGLIVMDEDTCIVDLAKYFLDFTQKESCGKCVPCRVGTKHILEVLQKITNGEGTPDDLLALRTLGDTIKKGALCGLGQTAPNPVLTTLRYFRNEYLEHIRDHRCRATVCKPLIEYRVIKEKCTGCQSCVRVCPTGAITGPRSEPHNLDASKCIKCRSCYEVCRYEAIAGDAIVIRTAESKS